A single region of the Solwaraspora sp. WMMD406 genome encodes:
- a CDS encoding substrate-binding domain-containing protein, with product MALVVVAAGGWLGYQRFAGSSCSGELPLTLSAAPEVAPALRAAADQWRTDGGAVGDTCVAIEITATDPVDVAAVVAGQHGVALAGVGQASGTAVAPDVWVPDSSTWLLRLGSLAPGFTPANTESVARSPVVVAMPEPLAAGLGWPNQQLTWTDLLQQITTGTDLRTGIVEPTRDAAGLAGLLALAAAAGEAGENAQQATTAALRTLATGRSALRDDLLARFPRSADPASIASSLGAAALSEEDVIEYNATQPPIALAALYLDPAPMSLDYPYAVLPGADPATAAAASGFFDVLRGALFRDRLGDQGLRSPDGTWGAGFVAPQGAPSPAGTAPVTTAPGDAGGTAAGGLDPVVIDRALATWTAVTLPARMLAVIDVSGSMLQPVPTANDASRADVTREAARRGMALFDDSWALGLWIFSTELQGTQDWRELVPIGPLSSQRAVLEAALPQVVPKRNGNTGLFDTTLAAYLAVQEDWAPGRVNSVVVFTDGRNEDDNGLTRDQLLAQLADAADPQRPIQVIFIGIGDEVSQEELESITNTTGGGVFVTEDPANIGDILLKAIALRPTVVR from the coding sequence ATGGCGCTTGTCGTCGTTGCCGCCGGAGGATGGCTGGGCTATCAGCGATTCGCCGGATCGTCGTGCTCTGGTGAACTGCCCCTGACGCTGTCCGCCGCGCCCGAGGTCGCGCCGGCCCTGCGGGCCGCCGCCGACCAGTGGCGTACCGACGGCGGTGCGGTCGGTGACACCTGCGTGGCGATCGAGATCACCGCCACCGATCCGGTCGACGTCGCGGCCGTGGTCGCCGGTCAGCACGGCGTCGCCCTGGCCGGCGTCGGGCAAGCCAGCGGTACGGCGGTCGCGCCCGACGTGTGGGTGCCGGACTCGTCCACCTGGCTGCTGCGGCTCGGCTCGTTGGCTCCGGGATTCACCCCCGCCAACACCGAGTCGGTGGCGCGCAGCCCCGTCGTGGTCGCCATGCCGGAGCCGCTGGCCGCCGGTCTCGGCTGGCCCAACCAGCAGCTCACCTGGACCGATCTGTTGCAGCAGATCACCACCGGCACCGACCTGCGGACCGGGATCGTCGAACCCACCCGGGACGCCGCCGGGCTCGCCGGTCTGCTCGCGCTCGCCGCGGCCGCCGGTGAGGCGGGGGAGAACGCGCAGCAGGCGACCACCGCCGCGCTGCGGACCCTCGCCACCGGCCGGTCCGCGCTCCGCGACGACCTGCTGGCCCGCTTCCCCCGGTCGGCCGATCCGGCCTCGATCGCCTCCTCGCTCGGTGCCGCCGCGCTGTCCGAGGAGGACGTCATCGAGTACAACGCGACCCAGCCACCTATCGCGCTGGCCGCGCTCTACCTGGACCCGGCGCCGATGTCGCTCGACTACCCGTACGCGGTGCTGCCCGGCGCCGACCCGGCGACCGCCGCCGCCGCGTCCGGCTTCTTCGACGTCCTGCGCGGTGCCCTGTTCCGCGACCGCCTCGGCGACCAGGGTCTGCGGTCGCCGGACGGCACCTGGGGCGCCGGATTCGTCGCGCCCCAGGGAGCGCCGAGCCCGGCCGGAACGGCCCCGGTCACGACCGCGCCTGGCGATGCTGGCGGTACGGCGGCGGGTGGGCTCGACCCGGTGGTGATCGACCGGGCGCTCGCCACCTGGACCGCGGTGACCCTGCCCGCCCGGATGTTGGCGGTGATCGACGTCTCGGGTTCGATGCTGCAGCCCGTACCGACGGCCAACGACGCCAGCCGGGCCGACGTGACCAGGGAAGCCGCCCGCCGGGGCATGGCGCTGTTCGACGACTCCTGGGCGCTCGGGCTGTGGATCTTCTCCACCGAGCTGCAGGGCACCCAGGACTGGCGGGAGCTGGTGCCGATCGGGCCGTTGAGCAGCCAGCGGGCCGTTCTCGAGGCAGCCCTGCCGCAGGTCGTGCCGAAGCGCAACGGCAACACCGGCTTGTTCGACACCACCCTCGCCGCGTACCTCGCGGTGCAGGAAGACTGGGCACCCGGGCGTGTCAACTCGGTGGTGGTTTTCACTGATGGTAGGAACGAGGACGACAACGGGTTGACCAGGGATCAGCTGCTCGCACAGTTGGCCGACGCGGCCGACCCGCAGCGACCGATCCAGGTCATCTTCATCGGAATCGGCGACGAGGTCAGTCAGGAGGAACTGGAGTCGATCACCAATACCACGGGTGGAGGTGTCTTCGTGACGGAGGATCCGGCCAACATCGGCGACATCCTCCTCAAGGCGATCGCGCTTCGGCCGACTGTGGTCCGCTGA
- a CDS encoding lactonase family protein, translated as MNVDRSSSVTTVYLGCYTADGDGRGAGIMRARRDPATGWLEPPTVVARTASPSFLARHPRQRVLYAVSEVEQGAVGAWSVDDEGELHPLGSQDTGGSSPCHLAVAGTGGHLVSANYGSGGVAVHPLTDTGAVEPRSDLRQHTGSGPDSGRQEGPHAHMVSPDPGGPGLYVVDLGADAVHRYLLDPATGTLAEPDPASPTRPGGGPRHLARHPAGGHAYLVGELDASVTAYEIDGTGGLVERERVAASAEHGPVQPSEIAVRPDGRFLYVANRGVDTIAVFDLADAAAPRYVAEVSTGGRWPRHFAVIGPHLYVANERSDSIGVYVIDDSSGVPVALGDSVPVLTPTCVLPVPW; from the coding sequence GTGAACGTGGATCGATCATCGTCGGTGACGACCGTCTACCTCGGCTGCTACACGGCCGACGGTGACGGGCGCGGCGCCGGCATCATGCGGGCCCGCCGGGATCCGGCGACCGGATGGCTGGAGCCGCCGACCGTGGTGGCGCGGACGGCGTCCCCGTCGTTTCTCGCCCGCCACCCACGCCAACGGGTCCTGTACGCCGTCAGCGAGGTCGAGCAGGGCGCGGTGGGAGCCTGGTCCGTGGACGACGAGGGCGAACTGCATCCGCTCGGTAGCCAGGACACCGGCGGGTCGAGCCCGTGCCACCTGGCGGTCGCCGGCACCGGGGGCCATCTGGTCAGCGCCAACTACGGCAGCGGCGGCGTCGCGGTGCATCCGCTGACCGACACCGGAGCCGTCGAGCCCCGTAGCGACCTGCGGCAGCACACCGGCTCCGGGCCTGACTCCGGACGGCAGGAGGGGCCGCACGCGCACATGGTGTCGCCGGATCCGGGAGGACCGGGACTGTACGTCGTGGACCTGGGAGCGGATGCCGTGCACCGCTACCTGCTCGATCCGGCCACCGGCACGCTGGCGGAACCCGACCCGGCGTCGCCTACCCGGCCTGGCGGTGGCCCACGCCACCTCGCCCGGCACCCGGCCGGCGGGCACGCCTACCTGGTCGGCGAGTTGGACGCGTCGGTCACGGCGTACGAGATCGACGGGACCGGCGGCCTGGTCGAGCGCGAGCGGGTCGCGGCGAGCGCCGAGCATGGGCCGGTGCAGCCTTCGGAGATCGCGGTACGGCCGGACGGGCGTTTCCTGTACGTGGCAAACCGTGGCGTCGACACGATCGCGGTGTTCGATCTCGCCGACGCCGCCGCCCCTCGGTACGTGGCCGAGGTGTCCACCGGTGGTCGGTGGCCCCGGCATTTCGCTGTGATCGGGCCGCACCTCTATGTAGCTAACGAGCGTTCAGATTCGATTGGCGTCTATGTGATTGACGATTCCAGTGGTGTTCCGGTTGCGCTCGGTGATTCGGTGCCGGTCCTGACCCCCACGTGCGTGTTGCCTGTTCCCTGGTGA
- a CDS encoding GntR family transcriptional regulator — protein MRPARRLTLTDEVYEAVRAQVMDHVVAPGARINIDALARELRVSPTPVREALARLEADGLVRKRPLVGYTATGLLTRDEFDELVDMRLILESAAARRAADRRREIDIDRLRDAADLPGPVPDTQGYASIAAFTAQDARFHHLLAEESGNRMLHDAVVRLRPHLHLFRLHFPTTHYQTSEAEHHRIVDAVAAGDPDRAADAVRDHLLAARARHLPHFRQA, from the coding sequence GTGCGGCCCGCCCGTCGACTCACCCTCACCGACGAGGTGTACGAAGCCGTCCGTGCCCAGGTGATGGATCACGTCGTCGCGCCCGGCGCCCGGATCAACATCGACGCCCTCGCCCGCGAACTGCGGGTCTCCCCCACCCCGGTCCGGGAGGCCCTCGCCCGCCTCGAAGCCGACGGCCTGGTCCGCAAACGTCCGCTGGTCGGCTACACCGCCACCGGACTGCTTACCCGCGACGAGTTCGACGAACTCGTCGACATGCGGCTGATCCTGGAGAGCGCCGCCGCGCGCCGGGCCGCCGACCGGCGCCGCGAGATCGACATCGACCGGCTGCGCGACGCGGCCGACCTGCCCGGCCCGGTGCCGGACACCCAGGGGTACGCGAGCATCGCCGCCTTCACCGCCCAGGATGCCCGGTTCCACCACCTGCTGGCCGAGGAATCCGGCAACCGGATGCTGCACGACGCGGTCGTCCGGCTCCGCCCGCACCTGCACCTGTTCCGGCTGCATTTCCCCACCACCCACTACCAGACCAGCGAAGCCGAACACCACCGGATCGTCGACGCCGTCGCCGCCGGCGACCCGGACCGGGCGGCCGACGCGGTACGCGACCACCTGCTCGCCGCCCGGGCCCGCCACCTGCCCCACTTCCGGCAGGCGTGA
- a CDS encoding (Fe-S)-binding protein: MRIALFVTCVNDLLFPGTGQAVVRLLERLGHTVEFPLGQTCCGQMHGNSGYRTEAMPLVRAFVEAFEDHPVVVAPSGSCVAMVRETYPRLAAGDAALATAVRRLTPRVYELSELLVDVLGVTDVGAYFPHQVTYHPTCHGMRMLRLGDRPLRLLRAVRGLDLIELPDQRECCGFGGTFAVTNAAVSAAMTADKCQAVTDTGARYLAAADNSCLAHIGGGLSRRGSPVQVVHYAQILDSTATEGP, translated from the coding sequence ATGCGGATCGCTCTCTTCGTGACCTGCGTCAACGACCTGCTCTTCCCCGGCACCGGGCAGGCCGTGGTCCGCCTGCTGGAACGGCTGGGGCACACCGTCGAGTTCCCGCTCGGGCAGACCTGCTGCGGCCAGATGCACGGCAACAGCGGCTACCGTACCGAGGCGATGCCCCTGGTCCGCGCCTTCGTCGAGGCGTTCGAGGACCACCCGGTGGTGGTGGCGCCCTCCGGCTCCTGTGTGGCGATGGTCCGGGAGACGTACCCGCGACTGGCGGCCGGCGACGCGGCGCTGGCCACCGCCGTGCGCCGGCTGACACCCCGGGTGTACGAGCTGTCCGAGCTGCTGGTCGACGTGCTCGGGGTGACCGACGTCGGGGCGTACTTCCCACACCAGGTCACCTACCACCCGACCTGTCACGGGATGCGGATGCTGCGGCTCGGCGACCGCCCGCTGCGGCTGCTGCGCGCGGTCCGCGGACTCGACCTGATCGAGCTGCCCGACCAGCGAGAGTGCTGCGGATTCGGCGGGACCTTCGCGGTGACCAACGCGGCGGTGTCGGCGGCGATGACGGCCGACAAGTGCCAGGCCGTCACCGACACCGGCGCCCGATATCTGGCCGCAGCCGACAACTCCTGCCTGGCGCACATCGGCGGCGGACTGTCCCGTCGAGGCTCCCCGGTCCAGGTCGTCCACTACGCGCAGATCCTGGACAGCACCGCCACGGAGGGGCCATGA